A single genomic interval of Deltaproteobacteria bacterium harbors:
- a CDS encoding sigma-54-dependent Fis family transcriptional regulator, whose amino-acid sequence MKLILVATTDRKDVQAIRESFQAEYRVDVAASAAQCIEMFRKKRCEYLFIDIEFLEHLQPAHAEDPHFKAALMNFWQAFPTAQIIVLTSAEHIRKAVMAVKGGASNYITRPIDRVELKYITESVYRTLLMKSELHYLRNRLLQDSMDIIHTESPVMKSAIDNLMAVAPMKTTVLLTGETGTGKSVLARIMHRYSNRANEQFIQVHCGAIQDTLIESELFGHEKGSFTGADRRKLGKFEIADKGTIFLDEVGTLTPSAQVKLLQVLQEQTMQRVGSEIDIPVDVRVIAATNTNLEEMIEEGLFRNDLFYRLSVFPIEIPPLRERSEDISLLADSFLRELNRINTKVISTIDPHVIEIFQRYSWPGNIRELKNIIERAFIIEKSEVITVASIPKELSHEYHNGYHGVARTAGSLAEARDATVKGYLRTLLYEFRGNIRKTAEQAGVSTRQIHKLMKKYGFQKEDFKGNKHPSDK is encoded by the coding sequence ATGAAACTCATTCTTGTGGCAACGACCGACAGGAAAGATGTACAGGCCATCAGGGAGTCCTTCCAGGCGGAGTACCGGGTCGACGTGGCGGCAAGCGCGGCACAATGCATTGAAATGTTCAGGAAGAAACGATGCGAGTACCTCTTCATCGACATCGAATTTCTGGAACACCTCCAACCGGCGCACGCTGAAGACCCGCATTTCAAAGCGGCACTGATGAACTTCTGGCAGGCATTTCCAACGGCACAGATCATCGTCCTTACCTCCGCCGAGCACATTCGAAAGGCCGTCATGGCCGTAAAGGGCGGGGCAAGCAATTATATCACCCGCCCCATCGACCGGGTTGAATTGAAATATATCACGGAAAGCGTGTACCGGACGCTTCTCATGAAGTCGGAACTGCATTATCTTCGGAACAGACTGCTGCAGGACAGCATGGACATCATTCATACGGAAAGTCCGGTAATGAAAAGCGCTATCGATAACCTCATGGCCGTCGCTCCCATGAAAACAACGGTTCTTCTAACCGGTGAGACAGGGACCGGCAAAAGCGTCCTCGCCCGAATCATGCACCGGTACAGCAATCGGGCAAACGAGCAATTCATACAGGTCCACTGCGGAGCCATTCAGGACACCCTGATAGAAAGCGAATTATTCGGCCATGAAAAAGGGTCCTTTACCGGGGCGGACCGCCGGAAACTGGGAAAGTTCGAGATCGCCGATAAAGGCACCATCTTCCTCGATGAGGTGGGCACCCTGACACCCTCAGCGCAGGTGAAACTGCTCCAGGTCCTGCAGGAACAGACGATGCAACGGGTCGGAAGCGAAATAGACATCCCCGTGGACGTCCGCGTCATCGCGGCGACAAATACGAACCTGGAAGAGATGATCGAAGAGGGCCTTTTCAGGAACGATCTCTTCTATCGTCTCAGTGTTTTCCCCATCGAGATCCCGCCTCTGCGGGAACGGAGCGAGGACATTTCCCTGCTGGCCGACAGCTTTCTCAGAGAACTCAACCGGATCAACACAAAGGTGATAAGCACTATCGATCCCCATGTGATAGAAATTTTTCAGCGCTACTCGTGGCCGGGAAACATCCGTGAACTGAAGAATATTATCGAGCGGGCCTTTATTATTGAAAAGTCGGAGGTCATCACCGTAGCGAGCATTCCCAAGGAACTGTCCCACGAATACCATAACGGGTATCATGGAGTGGCGAGAACCGCCGGCTCTCTGGCAGAGGCCAGGGACGCCACGGTAAAAGGGTATCTTCGAACACTCCTTTACGAATTTCGGGGGAATATCCGGAAAACGGCCGAGCAGGCCGGTGTTTCGACCCGCCAGATCCACAAGCTCATGAAAAAATACGGTTTTCAGAAGGAAGATTTCAAGGGAAACAAACACCCATCTGATAAATAG
- a CDS encoding AAA family ATPase has product MECPRCRFQNREGAKFCKECGCKFQITCPACNTVNPFDSKFCDECGHDLTAASSESPQQPEPIPAAQIITGPERKYITVLFSDLSGYTAMTERLDPEEVGEIMGRIFGEIAQVVVKYGGFIEKFVGDAVMALFGVPRVHEDDPVRAIRAALEIHEVVKAIGVSFETRIGKPLTMHTGINTGLVITGELDLEKGTPGVLGDTINVASRLQGLARADEVIVGFETYHRTEGYFDFETLTPATVKGKAEPIRIYKVLSTKEAPIKVHRLSGMRADLIGRKVEMERLQEAVEQLKQGRGSIFSIVGDAGTGKTRLIEEFKSSLEPGSVQWREGHAYAYAQNIPYFPLIDLLNRTWHIQESDTTGQVRKKVEAGARAIIGERRDLIPSIGSLYALSYPETEQLSPETWKARLHEAVQLILANLCGRAPTIIRIEDLHQADPSTIELLKKVLTDFRHPAIFLCIHRPPFSLFTAHQMKSLRSYHEIRLQDLSPSESRDMVESLLDTRDIPAELSRFVQDKAEGNPFYLEEAINALIESDTLVREDARWRLTKPLTDADIPYTVQEIIAARLDRLERETKRILQEASVIGRAFLYDILGRITELRESIDRSLSSLERLDLIQARAIQPDLEYMFKHALTQEVVYNGILKKDRQFIHERIGQVMEELFHDRLPEFYETLAYHFRQGRSLLKAVDYLMKAGKKSFSRYAIDEAHAHYREAYELLSGKPDRTREENELLIDLIFDWAFVFHHRSVFHELLDLLTDIESLVISLGDTNRLGMFHIWKGAALQRTERYLESYEHLSQAHDIAHALGDKTMCCYACGWLVQTCYGLGRLDDALELGEKGRELDVCEHDRVLHQLLMGAIGSNYYLRGEGGKAHEIGDILLDYGHEHSDMGSIAHGHMCHGFGYLVQGNYPNAIASFEKQSRASCEPMFLLNGKFFLGTTYLFNSQYAEAENVLNEVNEYFEKHGYEYLGSASRAFSGMLMIVKGEFEQGIAVVENVLKEYLRQHNWYRFAVVNHSLGKVYLQLAQLPGGETDLAAFGGNAAFLKDTLPTAHETAAEYFMTAIEKAGEIGAKSVHGQACLDMGRLHKLKGKKEEAAKYLTEATHIFEQIGAEIFLKQAQEESASL; this is encoded by the coding sequence ATGGAATGTCCCCGGTGCAGGTTTCAGAATAGAGAGGGCGCGAAATTCTGTAAGGAATGCGGCTGTAAATTTCAAATTACCTGTCCTGCCTGTAATACCGTAAATCCATTTGACAGTAAGTTCTGTGATGAGTGCGGTCATGACCTGACGGCGGCATCTTCAGAAAGCCCGCAGCAGCCTGAACCGATCCCCGCTGCACAGATCATCACCGGCCCCGAGCGTAAATACATCACCGTCCTTTTCAGCGACCTTTCGGGATACACGGCCATGACGGAGCGGCTCGATCCCGAAGAGGTTGGAGAGATCATGGGCCGGATCTTCGGGGAGATCGCCCAGGTGGTCGTCAAGTACGGAGGGTTCATCGAGAAGTTCGTCGGTGATGCCGTGATGGCGCTTTTCGGGGTTCCTCGGGTCCACGAAGATGATCCGGTTCGCGCCATTCGTGCCGCCCTGGAGATCCACGAGGTAGTAAAGGCCATCGGCGTCTCCTTTGAGACGCGCATCGGCAAGCCCCTCACGATGCACACGGGGATCAACACGGGACTGGTGATCACCGGGGAACTCGACCTGGAAAAGGGTACGCCGGGAGTGCTGGGAGATACCATCAACGTGGCCTCCCGCCTCCAGGGGTTGGCCCGGGCCGATGAGGTCATCGTGGGGTTCGAGACGTACCACCGGACGGAGGGATATTTTGATTTTGAGACGCTGACACCGGCCACGGTCAAGGGGAAGGCGGAGCCGATCCGCATATACAAGGTCCTCTCAACCAAAGAGGCGCCCATCAAGGTGCACCGCCTCTCCGGCATGAGGGCGGACTTGATCGGCCGAAAGGTGGAGATGGAGCGTCTGCAGGAGGCCGTCGAACAACTGAAGCAGGGACGGGGGTCCATTTTCTCAATTGTGGGAGACGCCGGGACGGGAAAGACCCGTCTCATCGAGGAGTTCAAGAGCTCCCTTGAGCCGGGATCGGTTCAGTGGCGGGAAGGCCATGCCTATGCCTATGCACAGAACATCCCTTACTTTCCTCTGATCGACCTGCTGAACCGCACCTGGCACATACAGGAGAGTGACACGACGGGACAGGTGCGAAAGAAGGTGGAAGCGGGGGCACGGGCGATCATCGGGGAGCGGAGGGACCTCATTCCCTCCATCGGCAGCCTCTATGCCCTTTCCTATCCCGAAACCGAGCAGTTGAGCCCGGAAACCTGGAAGGCGCGCCTCCACGAAGCGGTGCAGCTGATCCTGGCCAATCTGTGCGGCCGTGCTCCCACCATCATACGCATCGAAGACCTCCACCAGGCGGACCCGTCAACTATCGAGCTGTTGAAAAAGGTCCTTACCGACTTTCGTCATCCTGCCATTTTTCTGTGCATTCATCGTCCACCCTTCAGCCTCTTTACGGCACATCAGATGAAGAGCCTCCGTTCATACCATGAGATCAGGCTCCAGGACCTCTCCCCGTCGGAGTCCCGGGATATGGTGGAGTCGCTTCTCGATACCCGGGATATCCCGGCGGAATTAAGCCGGTTCGTTCAGGACAAGGCGGAAGGAAACCCCTTCTATCTGGAGGAGGCCATCAACGCCCTCATCGAGTCGGATACCCTGGTCAGGGAAGATGCCCGGTGGCGACTCACCAAACCACTGACTGACGCTGATATCCCTTACACGGTCCAGGAGATCATCGCGGCGCGGCTGGATCGTCTCGAACGGGAGACAAAGCGCATCCTCCAGGAGGCCTCGGTGATCGGCAGGGCGTTCCTCTATGATATCCTGGGAAGGATCACAGAGCTGCGGGAGTCCATCGACCGGAGCCTCAGCAGCCTGGAGCGGCTGGACCTTATCCAGGCGCGCGCCATCCAGCCTGATCTGGAATACATGTTCAAGCATGCCCTCACCCAGGAAGTGGTGTACAACGGCATCCTGAAGAAGGACCGCCAGTTCATCCATGAACGGATCGGCCAGGTCATGGAGGAGCTTTTTCACGACCGGCTGCCGGAATTTTATGAGACCCTGGCGTATCACTTCCGGCAGGGGCGCTCCCTGCTCAAGGCCGTCGATTACCTGATGAAGGCAGGGAAAAAGAGTTTCAGCCGCTATGCCATCGATGAGGCCCACGCCCACTACCGGGAGGCCTATGAGCTCCTTTCCGGCAAGCCCGACCGGACGAGAGAGGAAAATGAACTGCTCATCGACCTCATCTTCGACTGGGCGTTTGTGTTCCACCATCGATCGGTCTTTCACGAGTTGCTTGACCTTCTCACGGATATTGAATCCCTGGTCATTTCACTGGGGGATACAAACAGACTCGGCATGTTTCATATCTGGAAGGGGGCGGCCCTGCAGAGAACGGAGAGATACCTGGAATCCTATGAACACCTTTCACAAGCCCACGATATTGCTCATGCTCTTGGCGATAAAACGATGTGTTGTTACGCCTGTGGCTGGCTTGTCCAGACGTGTTATGGCCTGGGACGATTGGATGATGCCCTGGAACTCGGGGAAAAAGGGAGAGAGCTGGATGTGTGTGAACATGACCGGGTGCTGCATCAATTGCTCATGGGCGCCATAGGATCAAATTACTATCTCAGGGGAGAGGGCGGGAAGGCCCATGAAATCGGAGATATCCTGCTGGACTACGGTCACGAGCATTCGGACATGGGTTCCATTGCCCATGGCCACATGTGTCATGGATTTGGATATTTAGTGCAAGGCAACTATCCGAACGCCATAGCGTCCTTCGAGAAACAGTCCCGTGCTTCCTGTGAACCGATGTTCCTGCTGAATGGAAAATTCTTTCTCGGAACCACCTATCTTTTCAATTCCCAGTATGCTGAGGCTGAAAACGTACTGAATGAAGTCAACGAATACTTCGAAAAGCACGGTTATGAATATTTAGGAAGCGCATCCAGGGCCTTTTCGGGAATGCTCATGATCGTCAAGGGAGAATTTGAACAGGGCATCGCTGTTGTCGAAAACGTTTTGAAGGAGTACCTCAGGCAGCACAATTGGTATAGATTTGCCGTAGTGAATCATAGCCTGGGCAAGGTATATTTACAGTTGGCTCAATTGCCTGGAGGAGAAACGGACCTTGCCGCTTTCGGAGGAAATGCAGCCTTTCTGAAAGATACTCTGCCCACCGCTCATGAAACGGCGGCGGAATATTTTATGACGGCCATTGAAAAGGCCGGGGAGATCGGTGCCAAAAGCGTTCATGGCCAAGCCTGCCTCGATATGGGAAGACTGCATAAACTGAAAGGGAAAAAAGAGGAGGCCGCGAAGTACCTTACTGAAGCAACTCACATATTCGAACAGATCGGGGCCGAAATCTTCCTGAAGCAGGCACAGGAGGAATCAGCCTCCCTGTGA
- a CDS encoding 4Fe-4S binding protein: MDFWRLHGWRHPFLFLHAIYYFGDPRKYIAKLIKIFNFVDKHVPKRIWQLPFIKPIVTYLPGRYHGKVLTIDHVSKIINLNEDIQVDVQRAKRVLTYEHVNQIVINSPDTIALGDCICRSLVENPCKPNHVCMFIGEPFSTYAVKRGKKLNIHYATKEEALDAIRQAHEAGFVHNAFFKDAAGDRLFALCNCCSCCCKGIELTNIFKDIYASDVPTPRMVEPSGYFAVHDDDRCIGCGTCEDACHFNAVTMVSVDGGQKARIDHFRCFGCGICVDKCESGAIRLVKDPYGTMPLDMDQLLDKK, translated from the coding sequence ATGGATTTCTGGCGATTGCACGGCTGGCGGCATCCTTTCCTGTTCTTGCATGCAATTTATTATTTCGGTGATCCGAGAAAATATATCGCAAAGTTGATCAAGATATTCAACTTCGTTGATAAACATGTTCCTAAAAGGATCTGGCAGCTCCCGTTCATAAAACCCATTGTTACCTACCTGCCCGGACGATATCATGGAAAAGTCCTCACGATCGATCATGTCAGCAAAATAATAAACCTGAATGAGGACATACAGGTCGATGTGCAGCGGGCAAAACGGGTGCTTACGTACGAGCACGTGAATCAGATCGTTATCAATAGCCCGGATACGATCGCTCTCGGTGACTGCATCTGTCGCAGCCTGGTAGAGAATCCCTGCAAGCCGAACCACGTGTGCATGTTTATCGGCGAACCCTTTTCCACCTATGCCGTCAAGCGCGGAAAGAAGCTGAACATCCACTATGCCACCAAGGAAGAGGCACTCGACGCGATCCGTCAGGCCCATGAAGCAGGCTTCGTACACAATGCCTTTTTCAAGGATGCCGCCGGGGACCGGCTCTTTGCGCTCTGCAATTGCTGCAGTTGCTGCTGCAAGGGGATCGAGCTGACAAATATTTTCAAGGATATTTATGCCTCCGACGTGCCGACGCCACGGATGGTCGAGCCTTCAGGGTATTTTGCCGTTCATGACGATGACCGCTGCATTGGATGCGGGACCTGTGAAGATGCCTGTCATTTCAATGCGGTGACGATGGTCTCCGTCGATGGCGGTCAGAAAGCCCGGATTGATCATTTTCGGTGTTTCGGCTGCGGTATCTGCGTGGACAAGTGCGAAAGCGGCGCTATCAGGCTTGTAAAGGACCCCTATGGGACCATGCCGCTCGACATGGATCAGTTGCTCGATAAAAAATGA